The Sesamum indicum cultivar Zhongzhi No. 13 linkage group LG6, S_indicum_v1.0, whole genome shotgun sequence genome has a segment encoding these proteins:
- the LOC105164887 gene encoding uncharacterized protein LOC105164887 isoform X1, protein MEHNQAVDGLLSLFSKANRDLSTVHNKLHKEFQQVYPDNANPMKLVARLKKIEEEMSSLKDQCRELLAAKQDLIDKARTLLVGNRTLLQRLQVSSGAPITSDADDPAFASFNQIIDEWTLQVKSRTAQEQNRSKNEGEEEPGSDDINQLLFSAIVQSN, encoded by the exons ATGGAGCATAACCAAGCAGTGGATGGACTTCTCAGCCTGTTTTCTAAAGCTAATCGTGACCTATCCACCGTCCATAACAAGCTCCATAAGGAATTCCAGCAAGTCTACCCCGACAAT GCAAATCCCATGAAGCTGGTGGCAaggttgaaaaaaattgaagaagaaatgtCATCCTTGAAGGACCAGTGCCGCGAGCTTCTTGCCGCAAAACAG GATTTGATTGATAAAGCCAGAACACTCTTAGTTGGAAACAGGACATTGCTGCAGAGGTTGCAAGTGTCTTCTGGTGCACCCATCACAAGCGATGCTGATGATCCTGCTTTTGCGAGCTTCAATCAG ATTATTGATGAGTGGACGCTTCAGGTCAAATCCAGAACAG CTCAGGAGCAAAATCGTTCAAAGAATG AGGGCGAGGAGGAGCCAGGCTCTGACGATATCAACCAGTTGTTATTCTCGGCAATTGTCCAAAGCAACTGA
- the LOC105164887 gene encoding uncharacterized protein LOC105164887 isoform X2, protein MEHNQAVDGLLSLFSKANRDLSTVHNKLHKEFQQVYPDNANPMKLVARLKKIEEEMSSLKDQCRELLAAKQDLIDKARTLLVGNRTLLQRLQVSSGAPITSDADDPAFASFNQIIDEWTLQVKSRTEGEEEPGSDDINQLLFSAIVQSN, encoded by the exons ATGGAGCATAACCAAGCAGTGGATGGACTTCTCAGCCTGTTTTCTAAAGCTAATCGTGACCTATCCACCGTCCATAACAAGCTCCATAAGGAATTCCAGCAAGTCTACCCCGACAAT GCAAATCCCATGAAGCTGGTGGCAaggttgaaaaaaattgaagaagaaatgtCATCCTTGAAGGACCAGTGCCGCGAGCTTCTTGCCGCAAAACAG GATTTGATTGATAAAGCCAGAACACTCTTAGTTGGAAACAGGACATTGCTGCAGAGGTTGCAAGTGTCTTCTGGTGCACCCATCACAAGCGATGCTGATGATCCTGCTTTTGCGAGCTTCAATCAG ATTATTGATGAGTGGACGCTTCAGGTCAAATCCAGAACAG AGGGCGAGGAGGAGCCAGGCTCTGACGATATCAACCAGTTGTTATTCTCGGCAATTGTCCAAAGCAACTGA